Genomic DNA from Lactuca sativa cultivar Salinas chromosome 8, Lsat_Salinas_v11, whole genome shotgun sequence:
CAATCCCTGAATCTGTAACAGGATTAAGATTTTTACAAGTACTTGATCTATCTGAAAACCAGTTGACTGGTCCCATTCCAGAATTCCTTGGGAATCTTACCCAACTTGCCCTTTCTTCTAACCAATTGAATGGTTCAATTCCAGAATCCCTTGGAAAATTAGCATCTTTAACAGATTTGGATCTAGGATCTAATTTATTAGACGGGACTATTCCAGTTTCGATTGGGCAACTTGCCAAACTCCGTACTCTCTCTATCTATAACAATTCTTTAGAAGGAGCGGTTACCGAAGCCCATTTTGCTAATCTTTCAGTGTTGAAGCTCTTGGATGCTTCTTCTAACACTAAGCTGACATTCAATGTTTCACGTGGGGGGATACCTCCATTCCAGTTGAGATATCTTTATCTCAGCTCTTGCAATATCGGGAATGGATTTCCGCAGTGGCTTCGACATCAGAGGAAACTTAAGAGGTTAGAGTTGTCCAATGCTACACTTTCGGGGCCGCTGCCCACATGGCTGCGGAAGATGCCCATCATCAATTTCTTAGATCTCTCTCACAACAAACTCAGCGGATCTTTGAAAAACCTTCCTAATGCGAAAAATGATGATGTATATGGGTTTTTTGTTCTATTACTTCTGGAATATAACCTTTTCAGTGGGTCAATTCCAAGGTCATTATGCAGAAGAACAGATTTGGAAGTGCTTGATCTTTCAAGAAACATGTTAAGTGGGAAAATTCCCAACTGTATGGGGAATCTGCAGGGTTTGGCTGTCATGAGTATAAGCTCAAATCAGCTCTCTGGTGCCATTCCTAGCTCAATTGCTCTTATGTCATCATTATTTTGGTTAAATTTGAACAAAAATAACTTTACTGGTGAAGTTCCTCCAGAATTAGGGAATCTACAAGGTTTGGAAGTCTTAGATTTGGGTGACAATAAATTATATGGAAATATACCCAATTGGATAGGGAAAAAACTTACATCTTTGGTAGTTTTGAGTTTACACAAAAACCACTTCACTGGTAGAATTCCTCCATCTCTTTGCAAAAATTCAAATCTTCAAATTTTGGATCTTGCATACAACAACTTAACCGGAACCATCCCTCCGTGTGTAGGAAACTTAAATGGCATGGTTGTGAGTCACTTGATATATGAGTATTATTTAGATATCGATGATGATAAGAATGTGATTCAGGTCATGAAAGGTGTTGATCTTGAATATACAACAACTTGGAGAATGGTTTATAACATGGACCTTTCAAGCAATAAACTTGAGGGAGAAATACCGGTCGAGCTAACTACACTTTCTATGTTGGTGGGTCTGAATCTGTCTAATAATCATCTGAGTGGGGGTATTCCAGAGAGCATTGGAAAGATGAAGAAGTTGGAAACTCTTGATTTCTCAAAAAACAAGTTGAGCGGGAGCATCCCTCCAAGCATGGCAGCTTTGACTTTTTTGAGCCATTTgaatttgtcacacaacaacttgtCGGGACAAATTCCAACAGGAAATCAACTGCAGACGCTTATTGATGATCCATCAATATATGCTGGGAACAAACATCTATGTGGACCTCCATTGCAAAACACTTGCTCAAATCATCAagattcaacaacaacaacaagcaaGAAGAAACACAAAGCAGCTGATGAGAAGATGGAGGTATGGTTGTTTTATGTGGATATAATGAGTGGTTTTGGAACAGGGTTTTGGGGTGTTATTGGAGTTCTGATGTTCAAGAAGCAGTGGAGACACAAACTTTTCATGTTTGCTGAGGAAACCATGGATAAGATATACGTTGCAGTTGTGGTAAGAGTTGCCAAGTTCAAGAGAGGAAGAGAATAGCTGCATAGATCATGTGGAATGCAAGTAGTTCTTGAATGCATGTTATCAGTGATAGTTTTGCTTTTGAGATATGCTTATTCTAATGTATTACTATTTGGATTTTGTATTTGTATGGCCTTTGTGATATCAGTGTTGTTTAGAGGTGCTAATTTACAAAATTTCCTTTGGATTTGGTATTTATACATGATCAAGTTGTAGATTTAGATTACTATGTATTTGAGttgtagatttttttttctttttaattctcGACCTTCTGCTGCTGCTCTCACTCCCAACATGCTGTTGCATCCCTCGGTTTTCATCTGCATTGGTCCAAGTAAGTAAGAACCATGTAATTGACTCATTATTTATTTTCTTCATTTGTAAAATTTCTAGTTTTTCATGTATAGAAAGAGGATGTTTGGGTGAAAGgtggagttttttttttgttggatttggtatTTAGATAAGACTATGGTCTAGTATGAATCTGCAATGGTAGTGATcttggttgattgtttgattgtattCTCATGAGTCTGCAAGTTATGAGATTAGATTAGGGTTAATCTcatatttttgtgtttgtttgtatGGTGTTCAGTCTATTCAGACAATCACTCTGATTGACATGAAGTTGTATTGTTGGTATTTGTTACAGAAAACTGTTGGTTTTGGATAGGATAGGATAGGATAACTATGTTTTTCTCATCATCATCTATGTTATGTAATCCTCCACAAGGCATATCATCATTGACAATAGATGTAAAGAGGGTCATAAAGTCACTTCTGATACTATATTATTTCTAAGTTTATGATATTTTGTCAGTTTTTTTCATTTTGGATTTTTCTTGACCCATCCCCCTTTCTAATTATGTGTTTTAAGTTTTTCATATATTGTATCATGCTTACCCTTGTTGTTTACTTTATACATTTTGTTTCTTAATTTAGATCATTTTGAGTGCATCATCGCATGGCTCTTCATGATTGCTCCTCTCCTCCATTAAACCATGTTAATTACTGGTGAGTTTTGTTGTGTACTTTGAATTGCTTCAAGTGGATAAAATATTTTGCCTGAACCATATAATTTGAAAACACATTGTCTAATATATACCACAGcctgattaaataataaacacaaacaaataaataaaatgaatgtTGCATTCAGTTAAAGGAGCCCAATGTTTAAGGTTTAATACAgtgaaaaaataataatagaacAAATAGGTGAACTTTGGAGGCTACTTTATCGACTTCAAATTCATAGGTGAGGGCTACCGTGAAATTAATTAGACTTCTTATGAATAGATTTGACTGGTTATCCTCAAAAAAGCGTttttgttccaaaaaaaaaaaaaaaaagtttgttgcAATTTTGCTggttattttgatgttttatagcaATTTTGGTTATGTTCCAAGTAAAGTTACCATCTTACCCTTTATCTAAAAATATTGTAAGTTCATATATATTAAAATGCCTTTGAGCATTCTTTTACTTAAATTTGTTGgcacttttgtttatatttttaatggaacaataaattattaaatttgtCTATTGTATCAGGTGAAAATTATCAATTGTGTTTGGAATCTGCATGAGATTAAGCTCAAATCAGCTCTCTAGTAGCATTCCATGTTCAATTGCTCGTAATTCATTATTATATTGCTTAAATTATGAACAACAATAGCTTTATCGGTAAACTTCCTCGGGAATTAGGGAATCTACAAGTTTTGGAAGTCATAGATTTGGGTGACAATAAACTCGGTGGAAATATTCCCAAATGTATCGGGAAAAAACTTACATATTTGGTAGTTTTGAGGTTCAACAAAAACAACTTCACTGGAATTACTAACAAATTAGCAAATGGGTGATGTTTTACAAGAAGCAATTGGTCATTACAAGGCCCTTATGACCCAACATCATGAAGAACTAGGTAAGTATTGTATACTAATTCTTGTAAGAAAAGCATGGTGGTTGTTTTGTGAATCCAACCATGAAGTTTGAAATTTTCCATTTTTCAATCAATAATTGGTACTATATTCATATTtatgaaggtgcttcaacgcccaTGATTACATCTACTTTAAGGTCCTTGTGAGTTTTTATGTTCTTTCGATCTTTTACTCAGATTATACATAAACCGGCATACTGGTGTATATGGGTAATGGATTTTTAGGTtgatgttaatatatatatatatatatatatatatatatatatatatatatatatatatatcatgtgtaaaCCTTAATATGCTCAATAATTTGCAATTATTGATAAAATAATCAAGAATCGACCCAAAATCATGCATTGATTGGTGATATTCTACACCATGTTTAGCTATGGTCGTTAATTTTATAATTGACCCAAAATCATGCATTGATTGGCTTGATTCTTTGTTTTGCAGCTTGTCGATCTGTGTGTGAATGCTAACTCAGGTGATGCCTTCATTTGATTCAACTTAGTGTGTTTAGTCTTAAAGAGAAATATTATATACTCCCTCTGTTTTAATGAAATTGTTTTAGGTTATGTATCTTTCATCTTATGACTTATATTTCATCTCACATCTGTTTCAAGGTTGTTTTAGGGTGTCCCTGGTTGTACTTGCATACTTTGTTAGTCAGTATTAGATACATACCATATATAGGTTATGTTGTAATTTAGTTGCTATCTACAGTCAAAGTCAAACCATTCTTGTTCCattcatatatgtttttttacAATTAAGTTTCATCACGTGCATTGTAGCAATTATTCTAATAAACGTTTATGGGTTGTGTTCTTTAATGCTTGCTGATCTTGAAGTGGTGGTTCGATGGACTCACAAAGTGGGAAACGAAAGGAAGAACAAACGAAGAGACCGATAAGGGTAACAAAGTGGGCGTGATAAACTCATTAGTACATCGCTTTATTTATATAAGGGGGCGTCCAATCCTGGGGAACAAGGGTTGACTGTGGACCGGAGTCAATTGCCACATCACCTATGACTGTGACTAGGCAGCCACCTCACCGTTTTTTTACTGATTTGTCATGGAAACTTTTTATTACAGGTCAAGGGAGCATTTCAACCGGTCAATTTATATGTCGTTCCGTTAATATACAAAAAAGATTAATTGGGTGACCTTTTAAAAACAAACTTGACAAGTTCGTTAGGATAACATGACATTTTCCCTTTTCCTATTAACAAATCCACAAGTTCGTGTATCTCATTTCCGACTTAGATATATCGAAATCATAATATCGGTATTTAAATTTACAATTTCGTGTATCATTTCAAGAGATTGTAAGTATTAGATTACACTTTGGATAAGTTTCAACGTGCTCCTAACTTGTTTGTTTCATTGTCACTTTAGCCCAACCAattttatcagttttattttaaaaagtttgtcatcttattatttatttatttatttattttgcataTAAAGGGAACCAACTTGTGTTTTACCGGCTAATTTATGTAACAAACCCATTATAACCGGTTAGTTTGTTATTTGCCTTTTTTATTTGGCTAGAAAGTGTTGACATGTAGCTTCGTCATTCTAATTTCTTCCCATCTGTCAAACTTTCATctacatatcaatcatatgtcgGTTGGTTTAGTGATAAACTGATAACAATTAAAAAGTCTTCCCATATGAGAAGATAAAGGCAAGAGAAAGGCGCgcgcacacacacatacacattgcTCAATTTCATCCCCTGCCTCCCCATTATCAAAACTCTGCCTCCCCATTACCAAAACTCTAGTGCATACAGTGAAGATCAATGGAGAAGTACTTAGGAAACGCGTACAGAGGAGACGCATGtgttcatacacatctctttccTTTTCAATTTCAGTTATTTCTAACATTTTTCTCAATTTCTCGATGCCTTCCTTCGATTGTGTGTTTTGTTCGTTTAGTTTCTCATCGAACATAATCACTCTATTTCTATTTTAGGTATAAACAAATTGAGATTTTCTATTAGGGATTCTGATCATCAAATTTTATAGAAATGTTTTTCGTTCCATGTTTTAGAGTCCcatggaaaagttgttttgctataattaagggagagaatattatacttcatttcaaaatctaaagcttagattgagaaattttaacactttcaatcaaaggatacattgtgtgttcttaaaattcgattatgattacggcatccctcttcatagttcgaattgtgagaacatgacacataaaatattatggcaaaagattggtaaagtatcatatctttatataagacattatgcatcgtgtcccatacgctttggtcTCAGAGTGTGTGAGAACGGTTATTGACAGTGCAGATGACATATCTGGTCATCAGAACAGCAAAATAAAGTTCTTACATCGTCGGAACATTTGGTGTCAGCATTGCTACCTGCAGTGGCAGCCAGGATACAAAGAATCATTGTGGTTCTCGTGTAAAGAACAATATGTAGAGGAGTaagatgttggtgattttagtgtcaccatgtcattttatgtaacttgaattatcatgtgagctaaggggcttcttaatttgttttctaatatGTGTACGGGTTGGTAcggagtgcacgcatgtataagatcaaCTTAGTAGCCGGTCCGACGACTAGTCGGGGGTCTAGAGGCAGCGCCCCTGGGTCCGGGGTTTCCAAAAGGGCAACAcccctttggcggggtctaggggcagcgcccctagcggggtccaaggggcataGCCCTTGGTTGGTTTCCCGCTAGTGTGATATTTTgattcttgagggtgattatggtaaaactaacgaaactcgttagttttggtaaccctaaatcctcattaacATCCGGATtaccctaacttccttccaaagGAATCCATAGCagcccaaccctaatgaaaccctaatatcgtttattatataaacgaCTCTTCTTTTCAGAAAAATGGGACGATCTTAAGCTCTCGTTTTCATCATATTTTCAAAAATCCTCTGGCATATTGGCTTACGATTTCTgtgcctagaatcgtaagtgtccactATGATTATCCTAGGATGAATTTTTGTAACTCAGGCATATGGTAGAAATATTAGTTCGGAAAGTGATATtacgatccaagttggtatccagatctccaccataaaccctaaatttcccAACATTCAAACTGATATTTACTATTCTTGGAGATGGGTGACTCAATCTGCGAGATGACCACTAAGTTTGCAAAGCTGGAGAAGTTCGAAGGTGTCGACTTCAGGAGCTGGAAGAAGAAGATGCACTTCATGCTGACTACTCCAAGACCGGCCGAGCGAGAGGAAGGTGTTGTTGAGACTATTGAAGATATAAGAAGGAGACAGAAGTGGGACAACGATGACTACATCTGCAAAGGTCACATCCTTAACGGTATGTCTGATGCTTTATTTGATATCCATAGTGAATCCTTGTGTGCCAAGGAGTTGTGGGACACCCTTGAGTTGAAGTATATCATCGAggatgcttctagcaagaagtttctggTCAGTGACTTTAACAATTATAAGATGGATGACTCAAGGTCTGTTACTGAACAATTCAATGAACTCCTTGGCATATACTATCAGTTTAAACTGCACCATATGAATATGGATGAGTCCATTGTTGTGTCAACCATCATTGACAAATTGCATCCATCCTGGAAAGACTTCAAACACAACTTGAAACATCAAAAGGAGGAactatctttggttcaacttgcTAGTCACATTCGTATTGAAGAATCTCTTCGTGCGAAGGAAAGTGACAAATCTGAAAAACCCAAAGGAAAAGTTGAGCCTGGACAGCCCTCGGTTCATATGGCTGAAAACAAACCAAGGAACCAGAACCACAAAGGACATGGCATACGTAAGCAGGAACATGTCCCAAGAAACTCCAACAAAAAGAGAAAGGATCTGGTTTGTTGGAGGTGCAATCAGGTTGGGCATTGCAAGCATGACTGTCGTGTGAATTTGGGCAACAATGGTGCTAGAAACAGTGGAGTCAATGGGAAAGTGAACGGGTCTTCGGCCCAAGTTAAAGGAGGTCAGTTTTTGACTAACTTTGATAATTCTAATCAAAATTATGtttattatgtttcatttatccCTGAATCATTCTATGTGCAGGATGATGATGTTGCTTGGTGGATCGACTCCGGAGCAAAGAACCATGTATGTAAGGATAAACGGATGTTTGAGTCATTAACTCCGCTTGAAGATGGGTTGGTGCTGAAAATGGGAGACGATTCTTTTATTCCTATTTGTGGTTTAGGTGTCGTGTGTCTTGAATTTACGTCTGGAAATACAATTAAgttatttgatgttttgtttgttcCCAAGATTCACAAGAATCTTGTTAGTTCTAGCTGTTTGAATTCTGTTGATTTTAAACAAGTTATTGAGTCGGATAAGTTTGTTTTGTCTAAGGGTGGAATGTTTATTGGCTTttgatatttaaataatataatgTTTCGTTTAAATCTTGTTGACAAATCATTACCTATtcaaaattttgcatttttttatcttttgtttctaATGTTGATAAATCTATGTTTTGGCATGTAAGATTAGGTTATGTCAACTTTAGAAGGATGCATGAGATGTCAAAAGATGGATTAATTCTAGCCTTTGATATGGCATCTAataaatgtaaaacatgcatgcttaCAAAAGTGACAATACATCCCTTTCCTAGTGTCACTAGAAATCCAGCTATTTTGGAACTTATACATAGTGACCTGTGTGATTTTCACTCCACTCCTTCTTTGGGAAATAAAAAGTATGTAgtcacttttattgatgattacactCAGTTTTGCTATGTGTATTTGTTACATTCCAAGTATGAAGACTTAGATAAATTCAAAATATACAAAACCGAGGTGGAATTGTAGTTGGACATTCCGGTTAAATGTCTCAGCCTCTCAGGACTGATAGGGGAGGTGAATATATGGATCCCATATACTTCCAATCAGCGAGTATCATTCATGAGACCACGACACCTTACACGGCCCAACAGAATGGTATTACTGAACGTAAAAATCGAGTTTTAAAGGAAATGATATACTCAATGTTGTCTTACTCGAGATTGAGTGGAGGATTATGGGGAGAGGCCATGTTAACGGCCTGCTATTTATTAAATAGGGTTCCAAATAAAAGGAACAAAACAGTCCCATATGAACTTTGGTTCAAGAAAAAGCCGAATCTAAGTTATTTTCGGGTTTAGGGATGTCGGGCAGTTGTAAAACTCACCAAGCCCAAAAAGAAGAATTTGGGAGAATGTGGAATTGATTGTATATTCATTGGATATGCTGAACATTCTAAGGCATATAGGTTTTATGTAATAGAACCTAATGATTCGGTTTCGGTTAACACTGTTATTGAATCACGAGATGCAATTTTTGATGAGATGCGGTTTTCATCGATTCAAAGACCTAAGGATCTGACTTTTGGTGCTCATAAAGAGCAAAATTCAGAAAGTCAAGATGGTGGTAATGTGCAAGAACCACAAGAGCTTCGTAGAAGCAAAAGAGGCCATATTGCGAAAAATTTCGGATTTGATTTCCAACTGTATTTGGTGGAAGGTTCAAGGGATGAAATTAATCTTGAATACTCTTATTCCTATAGTATTGAAGATGATCCTAAGACTTATCAAGAGGCCATGGAGTCTCGTGATAGTGCCTTTTGGAAGGAAGCAATTGATGATGAAATGTCATAAATTCTTGAGAAAAACACTTGGGTGTTGTATGATTTGCCTCCAGGTTTTAAAACACTTCGTTGCAAATggaatttcaaaaagaaaatgaatgtTAATGGGACTATTGACAAGTTCAAAGCCCGGTTAGTCATTCAAGTTTTTAGACAAAAACCCGGTATTGACTATTTTGATACGTATGCTCCGATTGCACGTATTGCTACTATTAGATTGTTGATTGCTTTGGAAAGTATCCATAATCTGGttattcaccaaatggatgtgaaaacatcctttttaaatggtgatcttgacgaggaagtttacatgaaacaacctgaaggTTTTATGATGTACGGTAAAGAGCATATGGTTTGTAAACTTGTAAAATCCTTATATGGGCTGAAACAAGCGCCTAAACAATGGCATCAGAAATTTGATGAAGTTATTTTGTCCTCTGGTTTCAAGACAAACCAATGtgacaaatgtgtttatagtagaTTTGATGATGCTACTAAAGCTGGGGTGATCCTTtgcttatatgtagatgacatgttgatttttggtaccgACCAAAATCAAGTAGATGAAACAAAGAAATTGTTATCATCTAAGTTTTCCATGAAAGATTTGGGAGAGGCTAATGTAATTCTTGGAATAAGAATTAAAAGGAAGAACAAAGGTTTCGTGATGACTCAAAGTCATTATATTGAGAAAATTTCCAAGCGGTTTAATTTTACCGATTGTTCTCCTGTGAGTACTCCTATGGACCAAAGTGTGAAATTAATGCCAAATAATGGCGCTCCCATTTCACAATTGGAATACTCTAAGGCTATTGGTTGCTTTATGTAAGTACCAGACCTGATATTGCTTTTGTTGTGGGTAAGTTGAGCAGGTACACTAGTAATCCTAGTGCTCAACATTGGCAAGCAGTGAATAGAGTGTTTAAGTATCTCAAAGGAACCATGAATTATGGTTTGAGTTACTTGGGTAGTCCTTCAGTTTTAGAAGGTCATTCAGATGCAAGTTGGATAACCAACATGGAGGACCATTCCTCAATTCTGGTTGGGTATTCTTGCTTGGGGGAGGTGCCATTTCTTGGGCTTCCAAGAAGCAATCTTGCATTACAAACTCGACAATGGAATATGAGTTTGTTACGTTAGCAGCTACTGGTAAAGAAATAGAGTGGCTAAGGAATTTAGTCTATAAGATTCCTTTGTGGTCTAAACCGATAACACCTATTTCTATTCTTTATGATAGTGCAGCCGCTTTGGCTAAGGCATATAGCCATGTTTATAATGGGAAGTGTAGACACCTAAGTGTTAGACATAGTATGATTAGAGAACTAATCATGAATGGTGTTATTTCGGTTGAGTTTGTGAAATCGCAACAAAATTTGGCAGATCACTTGACTAAAGGTCTGACAAGAGACTTAGTGCACAAGTCTGTAATCGGGATAGGATTAAAGTCCATTTAATTCTGTAATGATGAGACACCCAATTCCCTCGTAATATAATGTTAGgagttgaattcaatgtggaaagctcaTACTTATAGATTGGAACACATGAAGTATTCATCCCAGGTATGTGTTCGGTTCTGCATGTTAGCCGGGTTGAAGTTTAACTTCTTAATAATTCATTTGATAAATGTATGTGCAGATACATGGAAAGGAGTTACCTATGTGATTGTGAAGTGTAGCCGCATTTTAAGAGGTTGTGGACTTGACCTTGATACGATCATGAGAGAATTGGGATACACGGCTTTATAACAGTGCCAAGTTGTAATTTGCTAGAAATTCTGTAAACTAGTATGTATTTTACTTTCTGGTATTCAAATGGGTTGATGGGTTCAATTATTAGAACACCCTGATTCTCGAGTATTTGCAAATGTATGATACTAATTGGAAATTCAATCATTTCGATATTTTCATTATGTACTAGTTTGGATTGTTTGATAAAGTTATGTCTATTCAAGGGTTACACTAAAATGGGGgaggattgttggtgattttagtgtcaccatgtcattttatgtaaccggAATTAGCATGTGAGGTAAGGGGattcttaatttgttttctaatatGTGTACGTGTTGGTAcggagtgcacgcatgtataagatcaaattagTAGTCAGTTCGACGACTAGtcaggggtccgggggcagcgcccctagcagggtccaaggggcaaagcccctggctggggtcccGCTAGTGGGATATTTCgattcttgagggtgattatggtaaaactaacgaaactcgttagttttggtaaccctaaatccCCATTAAAATCTGGATTACCCTGACTTGCTTCCAAAGGAATCCATAGCGgaccaaccctaatgaaaccctaatatcgtttattatataaacaactcttcttTTCAGAAAAATGGGACGATCTTAAGCTCTCGTTTTCATCATACTTTCACATAATCCTCTAGCATATTGGCTTACGATTTCTgtgcctagaatcgtaagtgtccacttggattatcctaggttGAATTTCTTGTAATCCAGGCATAGGTTAGAAATATTagttcggaaagtgatatcacgatccaagttggtatccagatctcaccataaaccctaaatttcccAACATAAGATAGTGATGAAGTGTGACAAGTATAGAAAGTTTGACTGGGTTTTCCGGTAATAGGTTAACAAATTAAAAAATAaggaccttttaaaacttaaaaatcaaGTTTTCACCCTTAGGATGCAAAGAAAGAATGAAAGACGAGGgaccttttaaaacaaaaaaaaaacgataATTTGTTGGGCTAGACTGACATTaatcatttcattagaaagacAATGCACCTTTTAAAACAAAAAGTGATAGTTGACGAAGGACCTTTTAAAACAAAAAGCAATAGTTTTTTGGGCAAGAGTGACATTAATCCTTTCATTTTTAGTCAAGTTTAGATTTTACCCATTAGGTCTAGGATGGACCATACCATGAAACAAAAGATGAAAAACTTTTCAGTCTATTTTCTTATTCACATCACAACTGTTTATACACTGGGAAAAATAGCATAAACTAGGAAAGAGATAATCTACTATAATTACAGAATTAAGGTCTTAAAATAAATCTAATATAATGGCAATTAGAGAGCTAATTTAGGCCAATATACAACTCTTAAATATAGCAGTCAACAGCTGTATAAGGTACAACTGTAATAtttccaacatatatatatatatatatatatatatatatatatatatatatatatatacacacacactgtATAGATAGTTTGAAAATGAACTTTTTATTTCAACACTCTGCAATATAAGAGCCTAATATCCATTCCAGAAATATGAGTACATCATAAATACCTTTCCCTAACACAATAATGAAGGAAAACATATCAGTTCTCATTCTATGCCATTTTATTTCACTAAGATGAGGACCAACAGACATGAAGTAGTAACCAATTTAGCACATTGTAACCTGGAGTTATTTCTGTGTGCAATCTGCTCACTAATGGCCTTTGAAAATTTCTTCATTTTGACAGTAGGTACACTACAAAAAATATGTCATTTAGTGGCAcacaaaaagtgccactaaagacCCAAAATAATGCCACTAAAGGCTTCTCAAAGAATCCGCGGCACATATAATAAGTGCCACTAGAAATGCTACCACTAAAGCCCTTTATTGACACTTTTAGCTTTTGCCGCTGCAGTTTTTTAGGTTTTTAGTGACACTTTTCTATTTGTCACAGTAGAAGA
This window encodes:
- the LOC128127768 gene encoding receptor-like protein EIX2, which gives rise to MGNWRGLGFHLIFVCVFLFAATYSCLGVGNVSVICSEQERVALLKFKQSVEDPFGMLSSWVGNECCMWERIQCDGVTGNVQRLHLKGDDYCLLVGKKVSSSLAELRHLKYLDLSQNYFQRSRIPEFIGSLKHLSYLNLSYAGFEGIIPPHIGNLSNLKVLDLSSNYYENFLKADDMAWAFSLSSLELLYLSAVDLSGAQNWDMMLHMIPSLKELSLSHCRLSNVSLGPFLNSSRILPNIKHLDLGYNSFKGPLPGLLQNMTSLTFLSLSGFNLSLAWNFPKLLSMIPSLSELHLSGCGLDKTHLSSPHLNYSTLSNIQHLDLSHNPLGSIFPSVLTNMSSLEVLDLSDTMLNSSLPILPKLLVLHLSGNKFKQIEHVGIWRQCHLKQLRVTNNVFRMEMTDPPTNASECSQYSLELLKLSGSLKGRIPETLGGLANLRHLDLSYNKLTGSIPESVTGLRFLQVLDLSENQLTGPIPEFLGNLTQLALSSNQLNGSIPESLGKLASLTDLDLGSNLLDGTIPVSIGQLAKLRTLSIYNNSLEGAVTEAHFANLSVLKLLDASSNTKLTFNVSRGGIPPFQLRYLYLSSCNIGNGFPQWLRHQRKLKRLELSNATLSGPLPTWLRKMPIINFLDLSHNKLSGSLKNLPNAKNDDVYGFFVLLLLEYNLFSGSIPRSLCRRTDLEVLDLSRNMLSGKIPNCMGNLQGLAVMSISSNQLSGAIPSSIALMSSLFWLNLNKNNFTGEVPPELGNLQGLEVLDLGDNKLYGNIPNWIGKKLTSLVVLSLHKNHFTGRIPPSLCKNSNLQILDLAYNNLTGTIPPCVGNLNGMVVSHLIYEYYLDIDDDKNVIQVMKGVDLEYTTTWRMVYNMDLSSNKLEGEIPVELTTLSMLVGLNLSNNHLSGGIPESIGKMKKLETLDFSKNKLSGSIPPSMAALTFLSHLNLSHNNLSGQIPTGNQLQTLIDDPSIYAGNKHLCGPPLQNTCSNHQDSTTTTSKKKHKAADEKMEVWLFYVDIMSGFGTGFWGVIGVLMFKKQWRHKLFMFAEETMDKIYVAVVVRVAKFKRGRE